The stretch of DNA TGCTGGCAGGGGAGACTGTGGACCTCTCAGGCATCCCGCTGTTGACACGGGACATGCAACACATCACACGCTGCCTGAGCAGCCATGGTGCTGTGCTGGTGGTGCTGGACATGAGCTTCACAGGCCTGAGtgatgagctgctgcacctgctgCTGCCCAGCCTGTGGGCGCTGCCCCGCCTCACCCAGCTCCTGCTCAACGGCAACCGACTGACACGGGCCACTGCCCGCAAGCTCACTGATGCCATCAAGGACACCACCAAGTTCCCTGCATTGGCCTGGGTGGACCTGGGCAACAACGTGGATGTGgcttccctgccccagcccctgctggTCAGCCTGCGCCGGTGGCTGAGCCAGCGCACCTCACTCCCCACCATCTACGAGGGCCTGGACCTTGAGCCTGAGGGCGGTGCAGTCGGggccaccacccctgcctccaCCTGGGACTCCACAGCTGCTGGGCTGGGACCTGAGCCCCGGGCCTGCTGCGCCAGGTGACCCACCACCCACCTGGCTCATTGCTACTGACTTGTGATGCTCTCAAGCACATGATAGTGGGCGATGAAGGTTGAGGAGGACTCACAGGCCCCCAGAGAGCCAGTGCAAATGCTCAGCCTGAGATTAAGGGGACAGAAGGAGAATGGACTCATAGGTGGCCAGGTGGCCAGCCCTGGCTAGAGGCTCAGCCTTCCCTCATTGGGAGGGGCCCCAGCACCCACAGTGTGGACCCCGCAGTAAAAAGTGACACCTGCCTCTGCTTTTCTGCATCACCGACCTCAGGGTCACTGAGCAACAGCCCTGCtgctggggtggggagaaagggtGGCTGTGTCTATCCAAAAGGGAGGGACAAAGGTCACACTGActttcccccaggtgctcttTGGGCAAGCCCCCCATGGAGTCTAAGATGTGGGGATCCTGGGTCCATCCCTGTGGGCTGGGGAGTTAGAGGAGGCCTCCAGGGAGCAGGCCCTCACATGTGGGCAGGGCTTGGGCTCCTTGAGAAGGGGAGCTGCGAAGGAGCGGGTTGGGAGCCCCAGGAGGAGCAAAGCTCTACGCGGAGCCCCACAGCAAGCTCACGTCTGAGCCCAGGCTGCCAGCCTCGCCACCAGGGCCCTCTGGGCAGGGGACAAGGCTGCACAGACCAGAGGCAGGGGCCACAGCCGACTAAGTGAGAGGACTTGGTGCCTGCCTCCCACAGGGTACAGTGCTGCTTGCCACCCCTAGTACCCAGCCCCAGGCCTCCTGTATTTGGCGAGGGGCAGCTCTGTGGGGTTAGGAGACACAGCAAGCCAGAGACAAAAGTGCTTGTGTGTTCCCTCCAGGCCCTGGCGGTCCCCGTTTGGGAGAGCAGCCGGGGGCGGAGGTGCGCATCGTCAGCAGCAGGGGGCCTTGGGGGCAGAGTAGTCCTAGGGCTGCCCCTGGCGGGGGAACTGTCACCCTTCCTCCCCAAGCACCATCAGGGTGGGCTCCCAACCAGAAGCCTAATGCCACAGTCACCCTCAGCCCTGTGTGAGGAGTTACAGTTCAGCCCAACCAGAAGACAGGCAGGGCAGGCGGGAAAGGAATTTATAGATGTCCGGGGGGATACTGAGGCCCAGAGTGGGGAAGTCATGTGCTGAGCCAGGAGGTAAGGTCTGGGGGCAGTGGGCCTCTGCTAGATGAGGAGAGACTCAGCAGCAGAGGGGGGCTCCAAGGCTAAGAAGGAGGCAGGGGTCCTCCTGGACTACACACCCCAGCCACCAGCTCTGACTTTCTCTCACAGCCATGGCCCACAGGGGACTGTAAGCAGCGCATCCATCCCCTGTGTTGCATGGATTCCAGCACATTCCGTCTGGCTGGATGCATAACAGCTTCTCAGGGCAGAAGGAGATGGCCAAGGAGGGTGAGGACAGGATGGTGCTGGGTCCCAGGACTGGGATGGAGGCAGTGAGGAAAAGGATTTTCCTTAGACCCCACTGATCTCACTGCTTTAGGCGGACTTCTTACCCAAAGGCTTTGGAGAGATTGGAGATCTCACAGTTCAGCCCCGATCTGCTCCTGACTTGCCCTGGGACCTGGCCAGGCCTTTCCCTTTTCAGGATCTCTGCTCCCTCCCCTGTTAAATAAGACTTTCAGTTCtcagcactccatcctggggtCCAGCTCCCTCCCAGCTCTCCTTGTTGTAGGGACTGGCCCTGCCCAGCAGCTCAGAAGCCATAGAAGTGTTTCCCTATGCCCCTACTCTGGAACAGGGTGTTCAGGCTCCCCAGAGTGAGGCAAAATGGGGTAGATGGTAGGAGGGGCCAGCGGAGAGAAGGATTATGAGAAAATGAAAGCTTAAACCAACATGCACTTATTCTGTGAGCAATCTATTATTTAAATCAAAACTGTATGAGAGCCGGCCCTGGGCCAGGCAAGCTGATAAACCTGTCACATAAGCAGGCCTCTGAGCTCCCCCTGAAACTCCTGTTGGAGAAATGCTAAGCTCTCCAGTCCTTTGTGCCCTGCTGACTCCCTGCCCACCACTGGCCCTAAGCCAGCCCTCAAACCCTCCACCATCACTGAGAGATTCCTACCAGGATGGCGCGTGAGGACCTGAGCTGGTGTTCCAGGCAAGCTCTGGGAGAATCCAGGCGGCAGCAGATAGTTTCGGTCTCTCTGCCTCTTGGACAGAAGCACACGATGCAGTAGCGCAGCCAGAGCTGAAACAGATCAAGTGGGGAAGGTTGGCCTCACTGCCATGCAGGTGTTAACAACTTTCATGGAGCCTTCACGACCACCAGAAAGGCCGTCGAGGGCAGGGCCACCAAGCTCCAGGAAGTGGCAGCTTGTGGCTCATGCAGCCTGGTGAGGCAGACAGCACTGGCCAGGACAGCTCCAGCCCAAGCTCTAAACGGGGGAGGAAGCAGGTGGGCCGTACTCAGGCCGGTCCTCACTCACGCCTAGTCTAGGAGGCAGACAGGACTGGCCTTGGTCCCAGCGTGTCACTTGCTGGAGATGTGGTCCTCTCAGAGCCTGTTCCCTCATCTTGGGAATGAGGTACACCAAGACTTCCATTGTCCCACTGGAGTGAGGATGACGTAGTTTTGGAAAGTGTCTACCGCATTGAGGGGAGGAGGGCAAGCACTCTTCAATGTCAGCAGGGCCTCCACCCAGGGCTCTCTGGGTGGCAATGGCAAGAACCCAAACCTTTGGGACTAGGCCAGAGatgaagccattttttttttattcaacaagCACTTCCATAGCCTCCcttgtgccaggtactgttctgatGGCCTTATACTCCTTTAATTCTCTTCTCATTTGAAGGAGGTAGGTGCTCTGTTTTCCAGGTGAGTCGACTGAGGCAGAAAGAGGTTAAGAAAGGGGACTTGTTGGCCAGGcggcatggctcatgcctgtaatcccaacactttgggaggccgaggtgggtggaggtcaggagttcaagactaggctagccaacatggcaaaacccaatctctactaaaaaaaaaaaaaaaaattagtcagggtgttggtgggtgcctgtaatcctagctgcttgggaggctgaggcaggagaattgcttgaacctggtgggtggaggttgcagtgagccgagattgcgccattgcactccaggctgggtgacggagtgagactgtctcaaaaaaagaaaaaataaagaaaggggaTTACTTGTCCAAGTTCAAAGAGCCAGGAACTGGAGGAGCCAGAGTGTAAGCCCGGGTGGCCTGGTGCCAGTCTGTGATGTTAACGCCTGCATGCTGCTCCCTCTCCTACCGCCATCCCAGGGACTGTCACTGGGGCTGCTTGGCCCCAGGATTCACCTAAATGAGCAAGCCCCTTCCAAAGAGGCCATTTGAAGCAAGAGAACCATCATGGTCCTCCTGTGGGGAAGACTTCAAGCTTCATTGTCCCTGGAGCAAAGCCAGTCAGGAcctccctggacctcagtttcctgatctgcaGCTACATGGTGGAAGCAGCCATGATGACCTGGGCTTTGCCCTCCCGCAAGATTGTAAGAGACTAGCGAAGAGTGGGTTTGGAAGTACTTCCCAGGCTGAGCAAAACCCAGGCGGCCCAGGCTCAGGGGTGCAGCATCCACACCCAGCTCTTGGAATCTTCCTTCAGCTCCCTGGGCCTGAGGCTCCTCATGCCTTAGCCTGCCTTGCAGGGATGCTGAGAACATCAAAAGGAAATACGTAGAAAAGATACTGTACTCCACAGGCCCAATGTGACCAAGACTCGGGAACTTCTTTTCTGTCCTAAAAGGGAAGATATTTGAGCCCAAATAAGGTGCTTTAGGACATGAGCCCGCAGGAGAGGTCAGCCTCTGCTGACGGTCTTCATCTCGAGAATCCAGAGTCTTGGACAACTGATCCTAGCTGCTGCTATCAACCCAGCATGGAGGTTTTTCTCTGGGAcctggaaggaaaggaaaatgcaCTTGTTCCACTTAGAGCTAGTTGCCAATCACCTATGAAAActagtattttcttttccaactATGCacaaggttg from Nomascus leucogenys isolate Asia chromosome 7b, Asia_NLE_v1, whole genome shotgun sequence encodes:
- the LRRC75B gene encoding leucine-rich repeat-containing protein 75B isoform X1, with the protein product MDAASPQVTMAAHREPPHASPVLQQAAHAFRVHTPIICASQHSVQWWLCSYTHQDLGLERTLLPDILYRDVAFLNLVDPISHDLLVNLARDLQCPKKDYELWKSSDKICRQLIYHLTPHSKQQQGSSLRQRKTQSCLKSSLQKTLLAGETVDLSGIPLLTRDMQHITRCLSSHGAVLVVLDMSFTGLSDELLHLLLPSLWALPRLTQLLLNGNRLTRATARKLTDAIKDTTKFPALAWVDLGNNVDVASLPQPLLVSLRRWLSQRTSLPTIYEGLDLEPEGGAVGATTPASTWDSTAAGLGPEPRACCAR
- the LRRC75B gene encoding leucine-rich repeat-containing protein 75B isoform X3, producing MLTWLVPTPWNWRQWSRAPSRGLVWPPSPVDYELWKSSDKICRQLIYHLTPHSKQQQGSSLRQRKTQSCLKSSLQKTLLAGETVDLSGIPLLTRDMQHITRCLSSHGAVLVVLDMSFTGLSDELLHLLLPSLWALPRLTQLLLNGNRLTRATARKLTDAIKDTTKFPALAWVDLGNNVDVASLPQPLLVSLRRWLSQRTSLPTIYEGLDLEPEGGAVGATTPASTWDSTAAGLGPEPRACCAR
- the LRRC75B gene encoding leucine-rich repeat-containing protein 75B isoform X2; its protein translation is MGARLGRRAGPAPYERRVRWLREIQSTLRERRLERARQLLRLLRQDLGLERTLLPDILYRDVAFLNLVDPISHDLLVNLARDLQCPKKDYELWKSSDKICRQLIYHLTPHSKQQQGSSLRQRKTQSCLKSSLQKTLLAGETVDLSGIPLLTRDMQHITRCLSSHGAVLVVLDMSFTGLSDELLHLLLPSLWALPRLTQLLLNGNRLTRATARKLTDAIKDTTKFPALAWVDLGNNVDVASLPQPLLVSLRRWLSQRTSLPTIYEGLDLEPEGGAVGATTPASTWDSTAAGLGPEPRACCAR